The DNA segment CTTGTGCGAGCAGCGCGGTGTACACGGATCAAGTTAGGCTAAGACTTGGGGAAAGAAGGCATACTCGCCATGAATCACATGATCTCTTCCGTGTACTTGCCGCTGCTCCCGCACCCCAGGCTTCGCCGACCGTGTCGCAGCTGCTACCCCTCAGGGGCAGCGAACCGGGGTTGAGTTCTTTTTGGTCACTTTTTATCGGCGATGCAAGAAAAAGTAACCAGCTGCCGGTCTGCCACCGGCGAATTCGGATTTTTTCCATCAGCCCTTCCTTTCACCGCTTGCTTGACGGGCTGGCGTGCGGCTAAGGAATGCCGGCCTCCATGCTCATTGTTTCCGAAATACTGTAATGGGCTGCCAAGAGGCCGCCCCAGGTAAACGACACTCCCAGAACTTCCATCCATTGACTGCATTTCGGGTAATTGAAACTGCCGCTGCAGACGGCGTATCGAACTTCTTACCGTTGATTACAAGTGCTCTGCCCTCAACGCGACCAAGGTAGGTTTGGCCTTTGTAGTTGGCCCGGAACTCGGTTCCAACGGGGAATCTAACGCCCTTAGTGAACCAATCGTCTTTGTTGACAGCGGTAGCGTCATTCTTCTTTACGAATTGCCCTTTTCCTTCCAAACCGAGTAGCTTTCGTAGAACATCATTCTCCGTGACATTTTCGGAAGGACGGCGCATCGTTAGAGCCTTGAATACGTCAAAATCGACTTCAATAGTTCTCATGATTTACTCCTAAAGCAACATGCTTGACAGTACTATAGCACTATAGTACTACAGATGCAAATACCACAGAATGTTCGTTCAGACCGCCTTGAAGTTGCTTCGGAAAGTACTATAATGTTAAATATAGTTAACGTTACAGGATCGAACCATGCATTTACAGCAGCTTGGTTACGAAATTCGCAAGGCCCGGTTAGCACGCGGATTAACCCAAGCGCAGTTGGCTAAGGCTGCGGGGTTGTCCCGTACGACGCTGAACCAGCTTGAGAACGGCCTGTTCCCGGATCTCGGCGTGAAAAAAGTTCAATCAATTCTAGCGAAGATCGGAATGGAATTATCGGTCCAAGAGATACCAAAACCACTTCCTGTGAACTTCATCAGAATGGCATGCACTACTGCCAATGTAAGCTTTAAGGAGACGCTAACTGAGGAAGAACTCATCCGTGCGCTGCTTACTGGGAAAATTCCTACAAGCAAGAGGCCACATATTAGAGCGCTATTAGACGAAGCAACCCCATTCCTTGTCAAAGGACTTGTCAATGAAGTAACTAAATGGACAAAGCCTGGAAGAGTTGAGAAAAACCTGGCGAAAATAGCCAGCGAAGTCGGTTCGTCGAAAAGGATTAGCGATTGGCTGAAGAACGGCTGAACATCTGGGAATCACTGTTTCAGCGAGCGCTGGTTATCATTGATTCCGTCAGCGAATCCGGGACTGTCTTAGAGGATTGGAGCTTTGGTGGTGGAACTGTGCTCATGCGACGATATCGCCATCGCTTGAGTAAGGATATCGACATATTTATATCTGATCCACAGTTTCTAACAAATCTAACCCCACGACTTAATTCGACTACAGAATCGCTCACGTCGCATTACATCGAGCAAGCTGGCTTCCTCAAGCTTTCGTTCCCAGAAGGAGAAATTGACTTTGTTGCATCGGGCCCATTAACTGCAGATCCTACTATCGTCGAGACGATATTCGGTCGCGAAATCCAAGTGGAGACATCCACCGAAATCATAGCCAAAAAGGTCTGGCATCGAGGTATCCAGTTTACGGCGCGCGATATATTCGATCTTTCGCTAGTGATTGAGAAAGAGCCGGGAGCCCTTTGGAAGGTCAAGCCAATCCTCCGTGATCGCCGAGATATTATTCTCGGGCGAATCGCTGAGAATGCAGCTAATTTGCGAGAGGAGTTCGCCGCACTAGAGATTATCGAGTATCGTCGGAGCTTTGATGAATGCGTAGAAGTAGTTAGGAAGACGCTACTTGAAAATGATAGTAACTAGCGCACCAGAAAAGCGGTCGCAACGGTAGGGTCAGCTCTTGGGCCGTAATTTTCCCATGGCTGATTCAATAGCTCGTTCATCGTGAACATTCAAAAATCAAGACCTGTTGCTTCTTGATTGTTTGGAACCCCCTGTGAGCTGCCGAGCAGGGCAGCGCAAGGCACCCCGAAGGGGCGGCGAACCGGGTGCGCATTCTTTTTGGTGACTTTTTCTTGGCGAAACAAGAAAAAGTAACCAGCTGCCGCTCTGCCACCGGCGAATTCAGATTTTTTCTGTTGCCCTACTGCAATCGCTGAAGGTGAACAAATTCTGCAAAAGACATAATGCTTCCGTTTTCAACTTCTTCTTCACCTCATGCCTCGACACTTGCGCACCGGCATCGCGCGGAAGTTGCGCGTGGAAAAAAGCGACTACACCGTCCGGCCGGTGCTGAATGATTTATAATTGACTGCTCGCCATACGCGATTCACAAAAGCACGCCACATTGCGCTTTTCCACAGACTCAAAGCGCTCAGTCGGGATTAATGATGACAGCGAAAATTATTGACGGAAACGCCATCGCCAAAGAAGTCCGGGCACAATGGAAAGAGCGGGCCGAGCGCCTCAAGGCAAAAGGCGTGGTACCCGGCCTCGCCGTCATCATCGTCGGCAACGACCCTGCTTCCCAGGTCTACGTGCGAAACAAGGTAAGGGCCTGTGCTGAGGCGGGCATTTATTCGGAAAAAATCGAGCTTCCCGCCAACGTCAGCGAAGCCGCTCTGCTTAAAAAAATCGAAGAGCTCAACGCGAAGCCGGCAATTCACGGCATCCTGGTGCAGTTGCCGCTGCCCAAACATATTGACAATAACAAGGTGCTGGACACCATTTCGATGGAAAAGGATGTGGACGGGTTCCACCTTTACAACCTGGGTGCGCTGGTCGCGGGCGAGTCGGTTTTTCCGCCGTGTACCCCTTATGGCATCCAGTGCCTGCTCGAGTATCTCAACATCCCCATCGCGGGACAAAACGCCGTTGTGGTGGGCCGCAGCAATATCGTGGGCAAACCCATGGCGCTGATGCTGCTGCAGAAGGACGCGACGGTGAGCATCTGCACCTCCAAGACGCGCGACCTTGCGCAATACACCATCCTCGCCGATATCCTGGTGGTCGCCACCGGCAAGCCGGGAATGATCACCGCCCCCATGGTCAAGC comes from the Burkholderiales bacterium genome and includes:
- a CDS encoding nucleotidyl transferase AbiEii/AbiGii toxin family protein; amino-acid sequence: MAEERLNIWESLFQRALVIIDSVSESGTVLEDWSFGGGTVLMRRYRHRLSKDIDIFISDPQFLTNLTPRLNSTTESLTSHYIEQAGFLKLSFPEGEIDFVASGPLTADPTIVETIFGREIQVETSTEIIAKKVWHRGIQFTARDIFDLSLVIEKEPGALWKVKPILRDRRDIILGRIAENAANLREEFAALEIIEYRRSFDECVEVVRKTLLENDSN
- the folD gene encoding bifunctional methylenetetrahydrofolate dehydrogenase/methenyltetrahydrofolate cyclohydrolase FolD — translated: MTAKIIDGNAIAKEVRAQWKERAERLKAKGVVPGLAVIIVGNDPASQVYVRNKVRACAEAGIYSEKIELPANVSEAALLKKIEELNAKPAIHGILVQLPLPKHIDNNKVLDTISMEKDVDGFHLYNLGALVAGESVFPPCTPYGIQCLLEYLNIPIAGQNAVVVGRSNIVGKPMALMLLQKDATVSICTSKTRDLAQYTILADILVVATGKPGMITAPMVKRGAVVIDVGINRQDDGRLVGDVDFESVKERAGYITPVPGGVGPMTITMLVANTVQSAERFAAKGKAQAA
- a CDS encoding helix-turn-helix transcriptional regulator, yielding MHLQQLGYEIRKARLARGLTQAQLAKAAGLSRTTLNQLENGLFPDLGVKKVQSILAKIGMELSVQEIPKPLPVNFIRMACTTANVSFKETLTEEELIRALLTGKIPTSKRPHIRALLDEATPFLVKGLVNEVTKWTKPGRVEKNLAKIASEVGSSKRISDWLKNG